A genomic segment from Eremothecium gossypii ATCC 10895 chromosome III, complete sequence encodes:
- the AIR1 gene encoding TRAMP complex RNA-binding subunit (Syntenic homolog of Saccharomyces cerevisiae YDL175C (AIR2) and YIL079C (AIR1)) yields the protein MSALSEVETHDGLTFMQGRLLSRQDDKQVAPSIDDVDNDPELLRNLRGQGRYFGVEDDADAIHEAEAKCKNCSQRGHIKKNCPHVICSYCGLMDDHYSQHCPRTMRCSHCNDSGHYRQNCPQKWKRIYCTLCNSKKHSRDRCPSVWRSYCLRGAKEKRVLASHKIFCYNCAGKGHFGDDCPQARSSRVPNDDGSAFSGDNLAGELRADYFTNLTKWHQEAREALDEQVDDYNINYDDYEIDEAQYSNSAGRKSKKRKRNPRNSQASAAPQRASLPAPVSKGRTLNPPEGRRHPLDFPRNGPRGEKRIAGSRYGSPAPYHSDAVHKPYNPYQPFRSGTLSRRR from the coding sequence ATGAGCGCGCTTTCTGAGGTCGAAACACATGATGGGCTGACGTTTATGCAAGGGCGGCTGCTGTCGCGGCAGGATGATAAGCAAGTTGCGCCGTCCATAGACGATGTCGACAACGACCCCGAGCTGCTCCGTAACCTGCGGGGCCAGGGTCGGTACTTCGGGGTGGAAGACGACGCGGACGCGATCCACGAGGCCGAAGCCAAGTGTAAGAACTGCTCGCAGCGGGGACACATCAAGAAGAACTGCCCGCACGTGATATGTTCGTACTGTGGGCTGATGGATGACCACTACTCGCAGCATTGCCCGCGCACGATGCGCTGTTCGCACTGTAACGACAGCGGGCACTACCGGCAGAACTGCCCACAGAAGTGGAAACGCATCTATTGCACGCTGTGCAACAGCAAGAAGCACTCGAGGGACAGGTGTCCGAGCGTCTGGCGCAGCTACTGCCTGCGCGGCGCGAAAGAGAAGCGTGTCCTGGCATCACACAAGATATTCTGCTACAACTGCGCGGGCAAAGGCCACTTTGGCGATGACTGCCCGCAAGCACGGTCCTCGCGCGTCCCAAACGACGACGGCAGTGCCTTTTCTGGCGACAACCTAGCCGGCGAGCTGCGCGCAGATTACTTCACAAACCTCACAAAGTGGCACCAGGAGGCGCGCGAGGCGCTGGACGAACAGGTAGATGACTACAACATCAACTACGACGACTACGAAATCGACGAGGCCCAGTACTCAAATAGCGCGGGCCGTAAGAGTAAGAAGCGTAAGCGCAACCCGAGAAACTCACAGGCATCTGCTGCGCCACAGCGGGCTAGCCTGCCGGCACCAGTATCAAAGGGCCGCACGCTAAACCCCCCTGAGGGCCGCAGGCATCCGCTGGATTTCCCTCGCAATGGTCCACGCGGCGAAAAAAGAATAGCGGGCTCGCGCTATGGCTCGCCAGCCCCGTACCATAGCGACGCTGTGCACAAACCCTACAATCCTTACCAACCGTTCCGCAGCGGCACGTTGTCGAGGAGAAGGTAA
- the TDA2 gene encoding Tda2p (Syntenic homolog of Saccharomyces cerevisiae YER071C (TDA2); Newly annotated start codon), translated as MAHVDGEYSVQRGAFGAEAPLTEERLVSLVEQAFEGNGQLGECVEDAVTRLAAASSQHKFVVTATEIRGAGAAGQTLQSHAGAAWDGKRDGAHSVRVQRAGSEVLVTVVWLAR; from the coding sequence ATGGCGCACGTGGACGGCGAATACAGTGTGCAGCGCGGCGCGTTTGGCGCAGAGGCGCCGCTTACGGAAGAGCGGCTGGTATCGCTTGTGGAACAGGCGTTCGAGGGGAACGGGCAACTAGGGGAGTGTGTGGAGGACGCGGTCACGCGGCTTGCTGCGGCGTCGTCTCAGCACAAGTTTGTCGTGACGGCCACCGAGATCCGTGGCGCGGGGGCGGCTGGACAAACGCTACAGTCGCACGCGGGGGCGGCATGGGACGGCAAGCGTGACGGCGCGCACAGTGTGCGGGTGCAGCGGGCGGGCTCGGAGGTGCTTGTGACGGTGGTGTGGTTGGCGCGTTGA
- the PTP3 gene encoding tyrosine protein phosphatase PTP3 (Syntenic homolog of Saccharomyces cerevisiae YER075C (PTP3)): MVLKGGEYYRVGYGPGHKSTLSDSVSILSNSSTTAEEGGPGGPAHAKTRSAGMVEGPAVPHGSSAYKVGVSAGGGLRFPLHAGCRTMDSRALGNMLNEDANTVVVDTRPFVEYSKSHVRGALHVCLPSTLLRRKTFSLARLLENLPPGDRESVRERLREHTQGERSLSIVIYDNLPMKGDGWSSLACAGLSAKFLENNWEAEGQNVPDVYILSDGYQQFQLQFAELSEALPASADDDLLCQPPGLCASASSLSTPSSFRGSPLEPLPSPLTTSPMSQLFKFQLPTQRPLQNGSSHAFPRVFKMRHFEENSNLESYLGAVDINENRKLSEFDETSDSNGTRFQQSFFKFPLKLSFQLEYAKITELYKQEEIDCVIPKWFQDLMLKPSKMQYVEQFQRLDILERTRLDRILNTPFGDKINSVSTIPCDINDAELANYFDYDKEYDPEITISSGVELGAKNRYKDVFPYEHTRVVLRRDSELRSTTVPFEKDSVIDTYINANYLTSPFDSGKKSGSAGRYIATQAPLPETIHDFYTCIINNNVPVVLSLTDEFEHGIEKCCKFWADGEYNGIVVSMLEEHKGEVLFIRRIKITYNDGKSSYELLQIQIKDWPDLGILDSPKDIIDMIFLKDYVIQQLMSDGIFAEDEMPTVLVHCSAGCGRTGTLCTVDSVISNLTEIAHQSEQWASSKSTASGVFDPIVTIIDRFRKQRISMVQTITQYLFIYDCMLRYFKIRLETINEGSDSNRVRSLIGEQDILGNFIRSKITAR; the protein is encoded by the coding sequence ATGGTGCTGAAGGGAGGCGAGTATTACCGGGTGGGGTACGGGCCCGGACACAAGTCGACGCTTTCGGATTCGGTGTCGATTCTGTCGAACAGTTCCACGACTGCAGAGGAAGGAGGACCGGGCGGACCCGCTCATGCCAAAACGCGATCGGCGGGTATGGTGGAGGGCCCGGCTGTGCCGCATGGGTCGTCAGCGTACAAAGTAGGCGTGTCTGCGGGCGGAGGGCTTCGGTTTCCACTGCACGCGGGTTGCCGGACGATGGACTCGCGGGCGCTGGGGAACATGCTGAACGAGGATGCAAACACAGTTGTGGTTGATACGCGCCCGTTCGTGGAATATTCAAAGTCGCATGTGCGCGGAGCGCTGCATGTGTGTCTCCCGTCcacgctgctgcggcggaAAACGTTCAGCCTCGCCAGGTTGTTGGAGAATCTGCCTCCTGGAGACCGCGAGAGCGTCCGGGagcggctgcgcgagcATACACAGGGGGAGCGCAGTCTTTCGATAGTCATCTACGACAATCTGCCAATGAAGGGAGACGGCTGGAGCAGTCTAGCATGTGCGGGCCTATCTGCGAAGTTCCTGGAGAACAACTGGGAGGCCGAGGGACAGAATGTGCCGGATGTCTACATTCTCTCGGATGGATATCAGCAGTTCCAACTGCAGTTTGCAGAGCTATCTGAAGCGCTGCCGGCTAGTGCAGACGATGACCTTCTATGCCAGCCACCGGGGCTGTGTGCTTCGGCGTCGTCGCTTTCGACTCCATCGTCTTTCCGTGGGTCGCCATTAGAACCGCTACCATCTCCACTGACCACGTCTCCGATGTCGCAGCTGTTTAAGTTCCAACTGCCCAcgcagcggccgctgcAAAACGGAAGCTCACATGCTTTTCCACGCGTATTCAAAATGCGGCATTTTGAGGAGAATAGCAATCTCGAGAGCTATTTGGGGGCTGTAGACATAAACGAAAATCGAAAACTTTCTGAGTTTGATGAGACATCAGATTCAAATGGGACCCGTTTTCAGCAAAGCTTCTTCAAGTTCCCATTGAAGTTAAGTTTTCAGTTGGAATATGCGAAGATAACAGAGTTATACAAACAAGAGGAGATAGATTGCGTGATTCCTAAATGGTTTCAAGACTTAATGCTCAAACCGTCGAAGATGCAATATGTGGAACAGTTTCAGCGGCTAGATATACTGGAGCGCACACGATTAGATCGGATACTGAACACGCCCTTTGGGGATAAAATTAACAGTGTCAGTACTATACCGTGTGACATAAATGATGCTGAACTTGCAAACTACTTTGATTATGATAAGGAATACGACCCAGAGATAACTATCTCATCGGGTGTTGAACTGGGAGCGAAAAACCGGTACAAGGACGTCTTCCCATATGAACACACACGGGTAGTTCTCCGTCGAGATTCAGAGCTTCGCTCCACAACAGTGCCATTTGAAAAGGATAGTGTCATTGACACCTATATTAATGCTAACTACTTGACGAGTCCATTTGATTCCGGCAAGAAGTCTGGCAGTGCTGGTCGCTATATTGCAACACAAGCCCCACTCCCCGAAACAATTCACGACTTTTACACTTGCATCATAAACAACAATGTACCAGTTGTCCTGAGTTTAACCGATGAATTTGAGCATGGCATCGAGAAATGTTGTAAATTTTGGGCCGACGGCGAGTATAATGGGATCGTGGTATCCATGCTGGAGGAGCATAAAGGAGAAGTCCTATTTATAAGGCGGATCAAAATAACATATAACGATGGTAAGTCTTCCTACGAGCTTCTACAAATACAAATCAAAGACTGGCCCGACTTAGGAATACTGGATAGTCCCAAGGATATTATAGATATGATCTTCTTGAAGGATTATGTGATACAGCAGTTAATGAGCGATGGTATATTTGCCGAGGATGAAATGCCAACTGTTCTAGTGCACTGCTCTGCGGGGTGCGGCAGGACAGGGACACTTTGCACTGTTGATTCAGTAATATCAAACCTCACAGAAATTGCACATCAGAGCGAACAGTGGGCATCCAGCAAGTCTACTGCAAGCGGAGTTTTTGATCCGATCGTAACGATTATTGATCGGTTTAGGAAACAAAGGATATCCATGGTCCAGACAATTACACAATACCTTTTCATTTACGATTGTATGCTGCGATACTTTAAGATACGTCTGGAAACTATTAATGAGGGTAGTGACTCCAATCGTGTTAGGAGCTTAATAGGGGAGCAAGACATCTTAGGGAACTTTATACGTAGTAAGATTACTGCTAGGTAA
- the ALD5 gene encoding aldehyde dehydrogenase (NAD(P)(+)) ALD5 (Syntenic homolog of Saccharomyces cerevisiae YER073W (ALD5)), giving the protein MLATAQVRTLRALVRCYSSLPLTVQVRLPNGNSYEQPTGLFIDGKFVPSHQAKTFEVIDPGTEEEITHVYEAREEDVDAAVAAAKRAFLPWSRADPEVRAQCLFKLADLIEKHQETLANIESLDNGKSLLCSRGDVALVARYLRTCGGWADKIYGNVMETGPDHFSYTRREPLGVCGQIIPWNFPLLMWSWKIGPALATGNTVVLKPAESTPLSALYVCNLANEAGIPKGVMNIVPGFGKIVGEHLCTHPDVKKVAFTGSTATGRHIMRTCAETVKKVTLELGGKSPNIVFADADIDKAVKNIGFGIFYNAGEVCCAGSRVYVQDSVYDEVLEKFKQFSENLKVGNPFEEGVFQGAQTSQMQVDKILSYVDIGVKEGARIVAGGERLGRKGFFIKPTIFADVNENMRVVKDEIFGPVVTVSKFSTVDEVIAMANNSQYGLAAGIHTTDINKAIDVSNQIKAGTVWVNTYNDFHPNVPFGGFGQSGIGSEMGVQALDNYTQTKAVRMAIDHVKV; this is encoded by the coding sequence ATGCTTGCGACTGCACAGGTACGTACCCTACGCGCGCTGGTGCGCTGCTACTCGAGCCTGCCGCTGACGGTGCAGGTGCGCCTGCCCAACGGCAACAGCTACGAGCAGCCCACGGGGCTGTTCATCGACGGCAAGTTCGTGCCTTCGCACCAGGCGAAGACGTTCGAGGTGATCGACCCCGGGACGGAGGAGGAGATTACGCACGTGTACGAGGCGCGGGAGGAGGACGTGGAcgcggcggtggcggctGCGAAGCGCGCGTTCTTGCCGTGGTCGCGCGCGGACCCCGAGGTGCGCGCGCAGTGCCTGTTCAAGCTGGCGGATCTGATCGAAAAGCACCAGGAGACGCTGGCGAACATCGAGTCGCTCGACAACGGCAAGTCGCTGCTGTGCTCGCGTGGCGATGTCGCGCTCGTGGCGCGCTACCTGCGcacgtgcggcggctgggCCGACAAGATCTACGGCAACGTCATGGAGACCGGGCCCGACCACTTCTCGTACACGCGGCGCGAGCCGCTCGGCGTCTGCGGCCAGATCATCCCATGGAACTTCCCGCTGCTCATGTGGTCGTGGAAGATCGGCCCGGCCCTCGCGACTGGTAACACGGTGGTGCTCAAGCCCGCCGAGTCGACCCCTCTGTCCGCCCTGTACGTCTGTAACCTCGCGAACGAGGCGGGCATCCCCAAGGGTGTGATGAACATTGTGCCTGGTTTCGGAAAGATTGTCGGCGAGCATCTCTGCACGCACCCAGATGTCAAAAAGGTTGCCTTCACCGGTTCGACTGCCACCGGCAGGCACATCATGCGCACCTGCGCGGAAACCGTGAAGAAGGTCACGCTCGAGCTCGGAGGAAAGTCTCCTAACATTGTCTTCGCCGATGCGGACATTGACAAGGCTGTCAAGAACATCGGCTTCGGTATTTTCTACAATGCGGGCGAGGTGTGCTGCGCAGGCTCCCGTGTCTACGTGCAGGACTCTGTCTACGACGAGGTGCTCGAGAAGTTCAAGCAGTTCTCCGAGAACCTCAAGGTCGGCAACCCGTTCGAGGAGGGCGTCTTCCAGGGCGCGCAGACCTCCCAGATGCAGGTCGACAAGATCCTGTCCTACGTTGACATCGGTGTCAAGGAGGGCGCCCGCATCGTCGCGGGTGGTGAGCGTCTGGGCCGCAAGGGCTTCTTCATCAAGCCTACCATTTTCGCTGACGTCAACGAGAACATGCGCGTCGTTAAGGACGAGATCTTCGGCCCTGTCGTGACCGTTTCCAAATTCTCGACCGTCGATGAGGTCATCGCCATGGCCAACAACTCCCAGTATGGGCTTGCCGCAGGCATCCACACTACCGACATCAACAAGGCCATCGACGTGTCCAACCAGATCAAGGCAGGCACTGTCTGGGTGAATACCTACAACGACTTCCACCCTAACGTTCCTTTCggcggcttcggccaatCCGGTATTGGCTCTGAAATGGGTGTGCAGGCACTAGACAATTACACGCAGACCAAGGCCGTTAGAATGGCCATTGATCACGTTAAGGTTTAA
- the VTC1 gene encoding Vtc1p (Syntenic homolog of Saccharomyces cerevisiae YER072W (VTC1)) translates to MSSTPLLQKAPGKRIALPARVEPKVFFANERTFLSWLSFTVMLGGLGVGLLNFGDRVGRISAGLFTLVSMGTMLYALVTYHWRAAAIRRRGAGPYDDRLGPTVLCFFLLAAVVVNFVLRLSQ, encoded by the coding sequence ATGTCCTCGACACCGTTACTGCAAAAGGCGCCTGGCAAGAGAATCGCGCTTCCAGCGCGGGTGGAGCCGAAGGTGTTTTTCGCCAATGAGCGGACATTCCTTTCGTGGCTGAGCTTCACGGTCATGCTCGGGGGGCTCGGAGTCGGGCTGCTAAACTTTGGAGACCGGGTGGGGCGGATCAGCGCGGGCCTATTCACGCTGGTGTCCATGGGCACGATGCTGTACGCGCTGGTGACCTACCActggcgcgcggccgcgatccggcggcgcggggcgggccCTTACGACGACCGGCTGGGGCCGACGGTGCTGTGTTTTTTCCTCCTGGCTGCGGTGGTCGTGAATTTCGTGCTGCGGCTCAGCCAATGA
- a CDS encoding 40S ribosomal protein eS24 (Syntenic homolog of Saccharomyces cerevisiae YIL069C (RPS24B) and YER074W (RPS24A); 1-intron), which produces MSDAITIRTRKVLTNPLLARKQFVVDVLHPNRANVSKDELREKLAEAYKADKDAVSVFGFRTQFGGGKSTGFGLIYNSVADAKKFEPTYRLVRYGMAEKAEKASRQQRKQRKNRGKKVFGTGKRLAKKAARRNAD; this is translated from the exons ATG TCTGACGCTATCACTATCCGTACCAGAAAGGTTCTCACCAACCCATTGTTGGCTAGAAAGCAGTTCGTCGTTGACGTCTTGCACCCAAACAGAGCCAACGTCTCCAAGGACGAGTTGAGAGAGAAGTTGGCCGAGGCCTACAAGGCTGACAAGGACGCTGTTTCCGTCTTCGGCTTCAGAACCCAGTTTGGTGGTGGCAAGTCCACCGGTTTCGGTTTGATCTACAACTCTGTTGCCGACGCCAAGAAGTTCGAGCCAACCTACAGATTGGTCAGATACGGCATGGCTGAGAAGGCTGAGAAGGCTTCCAGACAACAGAGAAAGCAAAGAAAGAACAGAGGTAAGAAGGTCTTTGGTACCGGTAAGAGATTGGCTAAGAAGGCCGCAAGACGTAACGCTGATTAA
- the YOS1 gene encoding Yos1p (Syntenic homolog of Saccharomyces cerevisiae YER074W-A (YOS1); 1-intron) translates to MIFGLGKLFYVILLLVNAVAVLSEERFLRRIGLGSKSNQPVFGQAENSTKSKLVHLISAVQTLLRIPLIGINILVILYELVLG, encoded by the exons ATGATATTTGGCCTGGGAAAGCTATTCTACGTTATTCTGCTGCTCGTCAATGCAGTTGCAGTCCTGAGCGAGGAGCGTTTCCTAAGGAGAA TTGGGTTAGGATCCAAGTCCAATCAGCCGGTTTTTGGCCAGGCGGAGAACTCTACGAAGTCGAAACTAGTACATCTAATCAGTGCTGTCCAAACGCTGCTAAGGATACCGTTGATCGGCATTAACATCCTTGTGATTCTGTATGAACTAGTCCTAGGTTAG
- the SEC6 gene encoding SNARE-binding exocyst subunit SEC6 (Syntenic homolog of Saccharomyces cerevisiae YIL068C (SEC6)) — protein sequence MEATAAQKVLELVKDESSLADIARIKEQLVKEKSTVEYQLHKISKVRYEDVYNCLELVSSTTGSVQSLREKLRNVDRLSQENRSSSERYQIINDVTRIHELLGRTSDIYNRIVKFTDFCGQIESYLDAEIGQDALESGCPRLLQIHYMLTCARDFQEQMTVMANVSTEDVQRTMKKVFAKLPAQIEKFDKMLARIIFDLLEAVRTENKSLIIRVCKIIDYEDREDKRISKTREIIKTKELEMESNKIRKLPTKMSRIAEDSKSQENKYPTEQALFEEIMNGTIQTRTLPRGYREFFFSTIRKSIAELFVDVRKEYAAEKQFDVLENLDWIFNELVIAKDHLCRLCPSEWDIFRVYYTAYYEELNGLITELINSEPESLYILSILDFDKNFTKTLKKDFGFGKDEIVSIIGEEQKAQLLQDYLQLIVNKMREWLDNLEKAELQIFLERTTPPHTDSENLLFLEGTKTCFQMFTQQVEVAAGSGQAKILVGVVERFCKLLFERQSHWMQAISSEVKKCLQYNHKYEKDPDNIAQEEECAGGLVEYLVAVANDQMKAADYAVAISQKYGSMVSKVHERTITNRIEETLDGFAEVAKCSNSGLVALIFDDLRRPYAEIFSKAWYSGNQAQQIADTLYEYLADIRSQMNPFVYSTLVESVIEETILQFLAALHHGHAFRNKQNKFLDCMKRDFEIFYKLFVQFVSDEDKLLIDDKFKLMEFFMDFACSPLDVVPDTWAQCLHVYWDTPAALLQAVLACRKDVDSPTAKRLLADAQAAAADPKRLATLKNQDLQPTFISRFT from the coding sequence ATGGAGGCCACCGCTGCTCAGAAAGTGTTAGAGCTGGTTAAAGATGAATCTTCCTTGGCAGACATCGCACGAATTAAGGAACAGCTCGTCAAAGAGAAATCGACGGTGGAGTACCAACTGCACAAGATATCCAAGGTGCGCTACGAGGATGTCTACAACTGCCTAGAGCTTGTAAGCTCGACTACGGGGTCCGTGCAATCGTTGCGCGAGAAGCTGCGGAACGTGGATAGGCTGAGCCAAGAGAACAGGTCTTCGAGTGAGCGGTACCAGATTATCAACGACGTTACGCGGATCCATGAGCTTCTAGGACGCACCTCAGACATATACAACCGGATTGTGAAGTTCACCGACTTCTGTGGCCAGATTGAGAGCTACTTGGATGCCGAGATCGGCCAGGATGCACTGGAGTCTGGCTGCCCGCGGCTACTGCAGATTCACTATATGCTGACCTGTGCGCGCGACTTTCAGGAGCAGATGACGGTAATGGCCAACGTTTCCACTGAAGATGTGCAGCGAACGATGAAGAAGGTGTTTGCAAAACTACCAGCTCAAATCGAGAAATTTGATAAGATGCTGGCCCGCATCATCTTCGACCTGCTTGAAGCGGTGCGTACGGAAAACAAGTCATTAATAATACGAGTGTGCAAGATCATTGACTATGAGGACCGGGAGGATAAGCGAATCAGCAAGACGCGCGAGATTATTAAAACGAAGGAGCTAGAAATGGAATCCAACAAGATCAGGAAACTTCCGACCAAAATGTCGCGCATAGCAGAGGATTCAAAGAGTCAGGAGAACAAGTACCCCACAGAGCAGGCACTCTTTGAAGAAATCATGAACGGTACCATCCAGACGAGGACTCTACCTCGTGGCTATCGTGAGTTCTTTTTCTCCACCATCCGAAAGTCCATTGCGGAGCTCTTTGTTGATGTTCGCAAAGAGTACGCTGCCGAAAAGCAGTTCGACGTGCTGGAAAACCTAGATTGGATCTTCAATGAGCTAGTAATCGCGAAGGACCATCTCTGCCGGCTCTGCCCGAGCGAGTGGGATATTTTTCGCGTATACTACACCGCCTACTACGAAGAGCTGAACGGCTTGATCACGGAGTTGATCAACTCTGAGCCGGAGTCGCTCTACATCCTCAGCATTCTCGACTTCGACAAGAATTTCACCAAGACTCTCAAAAAGGACTTTGGCTTCGGCAAAGACGAGATTGTTAGCATCATAGGCGAGGAGCAGAAGGCCCAGCTACTTCAGGACTACTTGCAGCTCATCGTCAACAAAATGCGCGAGTGGCTCGACAACCTCGAGAAGGCAGAGCTCCAGATCTTCCTCGAGCGCACCACGCCGCCCCACACAGACTCCGAGAACCTGCTCTTCCTGGAGGGCACCAAAACATGCTTCCAGATGTTCACGCAGCAGGTGGAGGTCGCCGCAGGCTCGGGCCAGGCGAAGATCCTGGTCGGCGTCGTCGAGCGCTTCTGCAAGCTCCTGTTCGAGCGCCAAAGCCACTGGATGCAGGCCATTTCGTCCGAGGTCAAGAAGTGCCTCCAGTACAACCACAAGTATGAGAAAGACCCCGACAACATCgcgcaggaggaggagtGCGCCGGCGGCCTCGTCGAGTACCTCGTCGCGGTCGCCAACGACCAGATGAAGGCCGCAGACTACGCCGTCGCCATCTCGCAGAAGTACGGCTCCATGGTCTCCAAGGTGCACGAGCGCACCATCACGAACCGCATCGAGGAGACCCTCGACGGCTTCGCAGAGGTCGCCAAGTGCAGCAACAGCGGCCTCGTCGCCCTGATCTTCGACGACCTGCGCCGCCCCTACGCCGAGATCTTCAGCAAGGCCTGGTACTCCGGCAACCAGGCGCAGCAGATCGCAGACACCCTCTACGAGTACCTCGCCGACATCCGCAGCCAGATGAACCCCTTCGTCTACTCCACCCTCGTCGAGTCCGTCATCGAGGAGACCATCCTGCAGTTCCTCGCCGCCCTGCACCATGGCCACGCCTTCCGCAACAAGCAGAACAAGTTCCTCGACTGCATGAAGCGCGACTTCGAGATCTTCTACAAGCTCTTCGTCCAGTTTGTCTCCGACGAGGACAAGCTGCTCATCGACGACAAGTTCAAGCTCATGGAGTTCTTCATGGACTTCGCCTGCAGCCCGCTCGACGTCGTCCCCGACACCTGGGCCCAGTGTCTGCACGTCTACTGGGACACCCCCGCCGCCTTGCTGCAGGCCGTGCTCGCCTGCCGCAAGGACGTCGACTCTCCCACCGCCAAGCGCCTGCTCGCCGACGCCCAggccgcagccgccgacCCCAAACGCCTCGCCACCCTCAAAAACCAGGACCTGCAACCCACCTTTATTAGCCGCTTTACGTAA